One window from the genome of Marinobacter sp. LV10R510-11A encodes:
- the pdxA gene encoding 4-hydroxythreonine-4-phosphate dehydrogenase PdxA, whose protein sequence is MRESVILALTAGEPAGIGPELCLQLAAEKRDSAVVVVASQPLLEDRARLLGLDVTLHPWQPGMAPRKGAGELSVLHVGGCVSLQAGKLDTANSRYVLETLTVAANGCLEGDFAGMVTAPVHKGVINEAGIEFSGHTEFLQELCGVERVVMMLATEELRVALVTTHLPLKDVPAAITPERLTQVATILDADLKTFFGIEQPRILVAGLNPHAGEGGHLGREEVEVIEPTLEKLRADGLQMVGPLPADTLFTPHWLDDADAVLAMYHDQGLPVLKFQGFGRAVNITLGLPIVRTSVDHGTALDLAGTGKADAGSLHTAIRVGEQMARCLKAVNRKAPNNRKATNKENFE, encoded by the coding sequence ATGCGTGAGTCGGTTATTCTCGCCCTGACTGCGGGAGAGCCCGCAGGCATAGGCCCCGAGCTTTGTCTGCAGCTCGCCGCTGAGAAGCGCGATAGTGCTGTGGTGGTTGTTGCGAGCCAGCCATTGCTGGAGGATCGGGCCAGATTGCTGGGCCTCGACGTTACGCTGCACCCCTGGCAACCGGGCATGGCGCCGAGAAAAGGTGCGGGCGAGCTTTCTGTATTGCACGTTGGGGGTTGTGTATCCCTTCAGGCGGGTAAACTTGATACGGCCAACAGCCGTTATGTGTTGGAAACCCTCACGGTTGCTGCCAATGGCTGCCTTGAGGGTGACTTTGCCGGCATGGTCACGGCGCCGGTTCATAAAGGCGTTATCAACGAAGCGGGTATTGAGTTCAGCGGCCACACCGAGTTCCTGCAAGAGCTCTGCGGCGTGGAACGGGTGGTCATGATGCTGGCCACAGAAGAGTTGCGGGTTGCGTTGGTAACAACTCACTTACCCCTAAAAGACGTGCCTGCTGCGATTACGCCAGAACGGCTGACTCAGGTCGCCACCATACTGGATGCCGACCTGAAGACGTTTTTCGGCATTGAGCAGCCAAGAATTCTTGTGGCTGGCCTGAACCCCCATGCTGGTGAGGGCGGCCATTTGGGCCGGGAAGAAGTTGAGGTAATAGAGCCCACGCTTGAAAAGCTTCGTGCGGATGGTTTGCAGATGGTCGGCCCGCTACCGGCAGATACGCTGTTTACGCCGCACTGGCTTGACGATGCGGACGCCGTCTTGGCCATGTATCACGATCAGGGGCTACCGGTACTTAAATTCCAGGGCTTTGGTCGTGCGGTGAACATCACCCTTGGTTTGCCCATTGTGCGCACATCCGTGGATCACGGTACGGCTTTGGATCTTGCCGGTACCGGCAAGGCCGACGCCGGCAGCCTGCACACCGCCATTCGAGTGGGCGAGCAAATGGCGCGCTGTCTCAAAGCTGTTAACCGCAAAGCCCCCAATAATCGCAAAGCCACAAATAAAGAGAATTTTGAGTGA
- the rsmA gene encoding 16S rRNA (adenine(1518)-N(6)/adenine(1519)-N(6))-dimethyltransferase RsmA, whose amino-acid sequence MSKKAGYQARKRFGQNFLHDPGVIERIVRAIHPKPDDAIVEIGPGLGAITEEILAVNPRLQVVELDRDLIPILRTKFFNYPEFRIHQADALKFDYSQLTDGKPLRIVGNLPYNISTPLIFHLLAQTGVVQDMHFMLQKEVVQRMAAVSGDNNYGRLGIMTQYFCKVQPLFEVGPGAFRPSPKVDSAIVRLVPHIEFPHPAKDLGTLQAVVRTAFNARRKTLRKALGSLVTVDQLHTLGINDGLRPENLSLADYVSIADMLVAEKGSVKGTEQGGEGSNGGSND is encoded by the coding sequence GTGAGTAAAAAAGCCGGCTATCAGGCCAGGAAACGATTTGGGCAGAACTTCCTTCACGATCCGGGCGTGATTGAGCGCATCGTTCGCGCCATTCACCCTAAGCCGGACGATGCCATTGTGGAAATCGGCCCCGGCCTTGGTGCCATTACCGAAGAGATCCTGGCCGTTAATCCTAGGCTTCAGGTGGTGGAGCTGGATCGCGACCTGATTCCTATATTGCGCACTAAGTTTTTTAACTACCCAGAATTCCGTATCCACCAAGCCGACGCGCTGAAGTTTGATTACAGCCAGCTTACAGACGGAAAACCCCTGCGCATTGTTGGTAACTTGCCTTATAACATTTCCACGCCGCTGATCTTTCATCTGCTAGCTCAGACGGGCGTCGTGCAAGACATGCACTTCATGCTGCAGAAAGAAGTGGTGCAGCGGATGGCAGCGGTATCGGGCGACAACAACTATGGTCGACTAGGTATCATGACCCAGTATTTCTGCAAGGTTCAGCCATTGTTTGAAGTGGGCCCTGGCGCTTTCCGGCCGTCTCCTAAAGTTGATTCTGCCATCGTGCGCCTGGTTCCCCACATTGAGTTCCCGCACCCGGCGAAGGATCTAGGCACGTTGCAGGCTGTAGTAAGAACCGCGTTTAACGCGCGCCGAAAAACTCTGCGCAAAGCATTGGGTAGCTTGGTGACTGTTGATCAGCTTCATACTCTGGGCATTAACGATGGCCTGCGACCGGAAAACCTCAGCCTGGCAGACTACGTGAGCATCGCGGACATGCTCGTAGCTGAGAAAGGCAGTGTGAAGGGCACCGAGCAAGGCGGCGAAGGCAGTAACGGGGGCAGCAATGACTGA
- a CDS encoding symmetrical bis(5'-nucleosyl)-tetraphosphatase produces MTDYAIGDIQGCYDSLKDVLAKVDFSPSRDRLWVAGDLINRGPSSLKTLRYIESLGDSAVVVLGNHDLHFLAVALGGHALKRKDTLADILNAPDRDKLVNWLRQQNLCVHDSKRNLIMVHAGLPHIWSLEQALANAREVEKVIRGNSAPEYFAQMYGNKPECWGENLTGMDRWRVITNYFTRMRFIASDGRLELTAKDSSGTAPKGFAPWFEFPRTDDLRVVFGHWAAIEGKTGVERFIGLDTGCVWGGALTMMNLDTAEKIHCDC; encoded by the coding sequence ATGACTGATTACGCCATAGGCGACATTCAGGGTTGTTACGATAGCTTGAAGGATGTGCTGGCCAAGGTAGATTTTTCGCCTTCTCGGGATCGATTGTGGGTGGCCGGTGATTTGATTAACCGGGGGCCGTCATCCCTAAAAACCCTGCGCTACATTGAAAGCCTAGGCGATTCGGCCGTTGTGGTTTTGGGTAATCACGATCTGCACTTTTTGGCTGTGGCTCTTGGTGGTCATGCGCTAAAGCGCAAGGATACGCTGGCAGACATACTGAACGCCCCGGATCGCGATAAGCTGGTGAACTGGCTGCGCCAGCAGAACCTGTGTGTGCATGACTCTAAGCGCAACCTAATCATGGTCCATGCGGGGCTTCCGCATATCTGGAGCCTTGAACAGGCACTTGCTAATGCCCGGGAAGTGGAAAAGGTGATTCGCGGGAACAGCGCCCCGGAATATTTTGCGCAGATGTACGGCAATAAGCCCGAGTGCTGGGGCGAAAACCTCACAGGTATGGATCGCTGGCGGGTTATCACCAATTACTTCACTCGTATGCGTTTTATTGCCAGCGATGGCAGGCTTGAACTCACGGCGAAAGACTCCTCAGGCACCGCGCCTAAGGGCTTCGCTCCTTGGTTCGAGTTCCCCCGCACCGATGATCTGCGAGTGGTTTTCGGGCACTGGGCGGCTATTGAAGGCAAGACAGGTGTTGAACGATTCATCGGCTTGGATACCGGCTGTGTGTGGGGTGGTGCGCTCACGATGATGAACTTGGACACCGCAGAGAAGATCCACTGTGACTGCTGA
- a CDS encoding DUF423 domain-containing protein gives MRLPIIFGAFFALTAVMAGAFGAHGLRNLVSERSLEVFQTAAAYQMYHAIALVLIALLSGFGLSRRLLSLSAGFFLAGILLFSGSLYTLVLTDMRWVGAITPLGGLCFMIGWALLLTAGVRQQTN, from the coding sequence ATGCGTCTGCCTATCATTTTTGGCGCTTTCTTCGCCCTTACTGCTGTTATGGCGGGAGCTTTTGGGGCTCACGGGCTGCGAAACCTGGTGAGTGAACGTAGCCTAGAAGTGTTTCAAACGGCCGCTGCCTACCAGATGTATCACGCCATTGCGCTGGTACTGATTGCCCTGTTGTCTGGCTTTGGGCTTTCACGGCGTTTGCTGTCGCTATCCGCCGGGTTCTTTCTTGCGGGTATTCTGCTGTTCAGTGGCAGCTTGTATACACTGGTGCTGACAGATATGCGCTGGGTCGGCGCGATTACGCCCTTGGGCGGCTTATGCTTTATGATTGGATGGGCGTTACTGCTGACGGCTGGCGTACGCCAGCAAACGAATTAA
- the thiS gene encoding sulfur carrier protein ThiS has translation MQVQVNGEAMELPAGATVAALVEKMALTGKRLAVEINEDIVPRSQHPKFVLNDGDRIEVVRAIGGG, from the coding sequence ATGCAGGTTCAGGTAAATGGTGAAGCCATGGAGCTTCCTGCTGGGGCCACGGTTGCCGCATTGGTGGAAAAAATGGCTCTCACGGGCAAGCGGTTGGCGGTGGAAATTAACGAAGACATAGTGCCCCGCAGCCAGCACCCAAAATTTGTCCTGAATGACGGCGATCGCATTGAAGTCGTACGCGCTATCGGCGGCGGCTAA